One window of the Salvia splendens isolate huo1 chromosome 1, SspV2, whole genome shotgun sequence genome contains the following:
- the LOC121802107 gene encoding cytochrome P450 94C1-like: MESASSVVQYSHASWSWLQILSSLSFLTSFVLLFFTMMRKRVWCDCEICQSYSESRWRIQFDNLCDWYTHLLKNSPNRTVHIHVLNNTITANPENVEYMLKTRFDNFPKGKPFSAILGDFLGRGIFNVDGSFWRFQRKMASLELARVSTRAYSFQVVSAEIQQRLIPLMASAADEIVDLQEVFRRFSFDCISRISFGLDPAQLDLSLPLSDFIASFDLASKLSAERAMATSPIVWKAKRFFNIGSERRLRRAIGTIHAVARDFIRERRKLGFSDGKDLLSRFMCSVGDDEEFLVDIIVSFLLAGRDTVASALTSFFWLVARHPEVEAAILEEAIGVDSADQVRELHYLHAVVFESMRLYPPIQFDSKFCVEDDVLPDGSFVKGGTRVTFHPYAMGRMEEIWGSDCLEFKPRRWIRDGVFVHENPFQCPIFQAGVRVCLGKELALMEIKTVAVSILRRFRIELAQPDHPPRFSPGLTATFRDGLRARIRPRSSNYTNFD; the protein is encoded by the coding sequence ATGGAGTCGGCATCTTCAGTCGTCCAATATTCTCACGCCTCGTGGTCATGGTTGCAAATTCTCTCATCCTTATCCTTTCTCACTTCTTTTGTGCTCCTCTTTTTCACAATGATGAGAAAGAGGGTTTGGTGCGATTGCGAAATCTGCCAGAGCTATAGCGAATCGCGTTGGAGGATCCAATTCGACAATCTCTGCGATTGGTACACGCATCTCCTCAAAAACTCTCCGAATCGGACGGTCCACATCCACGTTCTCAACAACACCATCACCGCTAACCCCGAAAACGTCGAATACATGCTCAAAACACGGTTTGATAATTTCCCCAAAGGCAAACCCTTCTCCGCGATCCTCGGCGATTTCTTAGGCCGCGGCATCTTCAACGTCGACGGAAGCTTCTGGAGATTCCAGCGGAAGATGGCCAGCCTCGAGCTAGCCCGCGTCTCCACACGCGCCTACTCGTTTCAAGTGGTGAGCGCCGAAATCCAGCAACGGCTAATTCCTCTGATGGCTTCCGCCGCCGACGAGATCGTCGATCTGCAGGAGGTTTTCAGGAGATTTTCCTTCGATTGTATTTCGAGAATTTCCTTCGGATTGGATCCGGCGCAGCTGGATTTGTCGCTGCCGCTCTCCGATTTCATCGCCTCCTTCGATCTGGCGTCGAAGCTCTCCGCGGAGAGGGCGATGGCGACTTCTCCGATTGTGTGGAAGGCGAAGAGGTTTTTCAACATCGGCAGCGAGAGGAGGCTGCGCCGCGCGATCGGGACGATCCACGCGGTCGCGCGCGATTTCATCAGAGAGCGGCGGAAGCTGGGGTTTTCCGATGGGAAGGATCTGCTGTCGAGATTCATGTGCAGCGTCGGCGATGATGAGGAGTTTTTGGTTGACATCATTGTTAGTTTCCTCCTGGCCGGGCGCGACACGGTGGCTTCCGCTCTGACGAGCTTCTTCTGGCTGGTGGCGCGCCACCCGGAGGTGGAGGCGGCGATTCTGGAGGAGGCGATCGGGGTTGATTCGGCCGATCAAGTGAGGGAGCTTCATTACCTGCATGCAGTGGTGTTTGAGAGCATGAGACTGTATCCGCCGATTCAATTTGATTCGAAATTTTGTGTGGAAGATGATGTATTGCCGGATGGGAGCTTTGTGAAGGGGGGAACTAGGGTTACTTTCCACCCCTACGCCATGGGAAGAATGGAGGAGATTTGGGGATCGGATTGTTTGGAATTCAAGCCGCGGAGATGGATCAGGGATGGGGTTTTTGTACATGAAAACCCTTTTCAATGCCCTATTTTTCAAGCTGGGGTAAGGGTCTGTTTGGGGAAGGAATTGGCGCTCATGGAGATCAAGACTGTTGCGGTTTCCATTTTGAGGCGGTTCCGGATCGAGTTGGCCCAACCAGACCACCCTCCTCGGTTCTCGCCGGGGCTCACGGCCACTTTTAGAGACGGCCTACGGGCTAGGATTCGACCTCGATCCAGTAATTACACCAATTTTGATTAA